The Podospora pseudocomata strain CBS 415.72m chromosome 3, whole genome shotgun sequence genome window below encodes:
- a CDS encoding hypothetical protein (COG:E; EggNog:ENOG503NX61), protein MAPSETKFKVAAVHASPIFMNKSATLAKVISLIEQAASEQVRFLAFPETFVPGYPYFIECYPPITQAPALARYAEESVVVSSDLAAVAQACKEKNVGISLGVSERMEGGYTLFNSQVMMDSDGEIVSVHRKLQPTYVERMVWAQGGGATLDVKPLAAVGGFNVGGLACWENTMNGARQALIAQNQHIHIAAWPALSTLSGFESTANAQIEALAKTHALTAQVFVLVASNYVDQTCLDWMAANLGPQSFVKPGGGWSSIIHPFCSLLAAPVEGGKSGDVLVKAEIDLSDLKTVKVWIDSNGHYARPEVVQFSLDKTPLWGDEKRGEGWWRKEGSTSANRVRVGNGGKEEGGGERGGGDGSV, encoded by the exons ATGGCGCCCTCAGAAACAAAGTTCAAAGTAGCAGCCGTCCACGCCTCCCCAATCTTTATGAACAAATCCGCCACCTTGGCCAAAGTGATCAGTCTTATTGAGCAAGCTGCCTCTGAACAAGTCAGGTTCTTGGCTTTTCCCGAGACGTTTGTCCCTGGATACCCCTATTTTATTGAGTGCTACCCCCCTATTACGCAAGCTCCTG CTCTGGCAAGATACGCAGAAGAATCAGTCGTCGTATCATCCGACCTAGCCGCCGTGGCCCAAGCctgcaaagaaaaaaacgtGGGGATCAGCCTAGGGGTGTCGGAGCGGATGGAGGGTGGGTACACCCTCTTCAACTCGCAGGTCATGATGGATTCCGACGGGGAGATTGTCTCTGTCCATCGGAAGCTGCAGCCTACCTATGTTGAGAGGATGGTCTGGGCTCAGGGCGGCGGCGCAACCCTCGACGTAAAACCCCTTGCCGCAGTGGGTGGGTTCAACGTCGGCGGTTTGGCCTGCTGGGAAAACACCATGAACGGTGCCCGCCAAGCCCTCATAGCCCAAAACCAG CACATCCACATCGCCGCCTGgcccgccctctccaccctctccggcTTCGAATCAACCGCCAACGCCCAGATCGAAGCCCTAGCCAAAACCCACGCCCTAACCGCCCAAGTGTTTGTCTTGGTGGCTTCGAACTACGTCGATCAGACCTGCCTCGACTGGATGGCCGCCAACCTCGGCCCCCAATCCTTCGTCAAGCCAGGCGGCGGCTGgtcctccatcatccaccccttTTGCTCCCTCCTCGCGGCCCCAGTGGAAGGCGGCAAATCGGGTGATGTCCTCGTCAAAGCCGAGATCGACCTCTCAGACCTCAAAACCGTCAAGGTCTGGATCGACAGCAACGGTCACTACGCCAGACCGGAAGTCGTCCAGTTCAGTCTTGACAAGACGCCTTTATGGGGGGATGAGaagcggggggaggggtggtggaggaaggaggggagtaCAAGTGCGAATcgggtgagggttgggaatggggggaaagaggaaggaggaggagaaagaggtgGGGGTGACGGATCAGTTTGA